GTGAGAAACCCCACGAGCCACCGAGTTTTAATGTAAGTGTTAGCGGGTCGTTTTCTTTATCAAACTTGATATTATTACCGATATTAACGACTGCAGCACCGAGTGAAATGCGTTGTTTAGGTTGAGCAATAAAGATACCGATATTAACTGCGAAACCATCGGCTGATTTATCGTTCAATTTTTCTGCGATATTTCGGACACCTAACCCAACTGAAAACTCATTAGTAATTTTGTAGGCGCCACTCAAAAGAACCGACCAATCAATTATGTCAAAACTACCTTTATCATTCCCGTAAATATCCCGTTCTGTATCTTTACTATTCAGATATTTTCCATTCAGCCCGACTACATATTTCTTTAACGGCTTTACAAAAGTTAGCGATTGCACCGATGTCTGTTCAAAATATGCCAGATACGATAGATATATTTCGTTATTATAGATATTACCAACCCCTGCGGGATTATATTCAATAATCCCGGCATCTTTTGCATAGCCGGTATACGCTTCTGCGAGTGATGAAGCCCGTGCAGCGACAGGGATATTCAGGAACTGCCCTGATGTTGTCCCGTTGGTATAGGTAAAGATAGCGGAATAAAGGCAATGAAAAATGAAAAATGAAAAATGAAAAATGAAAGTCAAAAACAATCCACAATTTTTAATTTTTAATTGATAATTTTTAATTGCTTTTAGAATTGTCATTTTATCAATGTTATTTTTCCACGAACTTTTTTGCTACCGATATCAACTACATAATAGTAAAGCCCTGAGGCAACCAAATCGCCGTTATCATTTTTACCATCCCAGACCGCGAGACCATTATCAACTGATATTTCGTTTGTGATATGTTTCAAGTATCTTACTGGCATTGCGGCTAGATTGTAAATTGTTACATTGAACTCACTGCCTCTGTATTTTTCAGGTAATCGTATAGTAACAAACTCATGTTTTCGTGGATAGAACGGGTTGGGATAATTTTTTACTTTTAGCGGTGCAGTCCATGCAGTAGCCAGATTGCCACTTAATGCCTTATAGACATTTAGCCGACCCCAGCCGGTATATTTATCCCAGCCGGGCACATCAAGGTTATCACAGGACGCTTCTAATATTTTTTTTATATCTGCTGGTGTCCGTGCAGGATTTTGCGAAATCAACAGCCCACAAACTCCGGCAACATATGGTGATGCCATAGAAGTGCCGTCCTCAAACTCATAATAAGATGAATTCCGTTTCCAGTCATTCTCCGAATCAGACCAACTATATTCTGCATATGTACTGTAAACAGATGCACCCGGTGCTAACAGGTCAAGTTTTATCCCATAATTTGAGCCCCACGAATAGCCATTGACTTCAGAAACTCTTTCATCATAAATATCAGACGCACCGACTGAAATCACACCATCATAACCCGCAGGATAACTGATAGAATTTATACCATCATTCCCAGCCGACGCAACAATAACGACATTTTTGTCTACTGTATAATCAACCGCATCTTTTACAAACCTTGATTGAATATAACCGCCTAAAGACAGATTTAGAACATCCGCACCATTATCAACAGCATATTTTATCCCCGCTGCGATATTTGATGCAGTAGCACCTGTACGGAAAGCATTAGCATCAAAAATCTTTACAATCATTATCTTTGATGTCCAGGAAACACCGGCAATACCGGTTGAATTATTCACAACTGCGGCGGCAATCCCTGCAACATGCGTTCCATGCCCGACAGTATCAATCGGCCGCGGGTCGCCATATTCTTCTTCCAGATTTGAATTGGGAGCATCCTGTCCATAAAGGATATTCACACCATAATAGTCCTCAATATAGCCGTTGTTATCATCGTCAATTTTATTACCATATGTATCTTTTGTATTGAGATAGATATTGGCTTCCAAATCCGGATGCCGCCAATCAACCCCGCTATCAATCACTGCGATAATAGAGGTTGTTACACCTTTAGAAAAAAGTGTGTTACTGCTTGTCCAGGCATCATACCAGTCAAGATATTTATCATCTGGTAACGCCCACTGTGCTGAATAAGAAGAATCATTGACCTGATAAGCCTTCATCAAATAATTCGGCTCTGCGTAAACAACATCAGGGTCGGCTGATAACATGGATACCATATCCTGAATACTGCTTCCATCAGGTATAGATACACGGAATACATTATTGAACTTCATATCCTGTATTGTTTTTGTATCGTATTTCGTGTTTATTATATTGATATCTACACTTTCTTTTACACGAACAATTATCTCACCACCTGCGACATCCACAGATTTAGAAATTGACGGAATGAATATGGATGCTTTTTGATAGCAGTAGAGGCAATGAAAAATGAAAAATGAAAAATGAAAAATGAAAGTCAAAAACAATCCACAATTTTTAATTTTTAATTTATAATTTTTAATTGCTTTTAGAATTACCATCTATACCTCGCGGTTATAATTATTCGCTGTATTGTTTCATCAACTCTGCGGTCATCAACACTTTTAATAGACCCGTCAGTTTTATAATTAACATTTACATTTTCTGCAGATGACCTTTTTCCGAATTCATAGCCAAAATCTAAATCAAACAGTGGTAACTTAAAACCACTCCCAACAGTAAATGTATAGAATCGCGGTATAATTTTTTGTTGTTCAAATCCGCCGTGTTCCCAGTTTTTTTCATATTTATCCCAAGTATAATAAAAACTGCTGGTATAGAAACCATATCGGATTGCGAGGTAATCATAAAGCCATTGCTCAAAACCAACTCTGTAATCGGTTGTGTTGTAAAGTTTCACATTTTTCCAATTCATGCGATTAGTCTCAACTGTAAAAAGCGGTGCAAGTTTCCCTCGGAATTGATATGAAAAACCAAACCCAAATCCTTCTGGGATTTTAATTGTTTCGGTTGACTTCTGCAAATTGAGTGTCGCTTTTGCTCTGTAATATCCGCCGAATTTTAACTGCCCGGTTTCGTAAAGGTATCCGACCAGAATTGAATTACCGTCAATAGATATTTTTTCATTACTGGATTCCCTTTCGCCGTTTAACATATTGTAAGTAAGTCCAACCGAAAAACGGTCTGTCGCTTTCCAACCAATCGCAGCTGAATTAGTCCACAGGTCCCCTGATGAGTCAATTTTATTTTCGTATTCCAGCGTAGTTCTATCATAAATTGTTTCTGAATACCTGTATGAATAATTTACAACAGGCGCTCTCCCACCAGCAATATAAAAACCTAACGGCAGTTTGGCAGAAATAGAGCCTTCGTTAAACTGGTAATATGCTGGATTATTTTTTACCGTTGGCAGTCCGTAATTATTTGTGTATCTATCTGAAACAAGCACTGCGGCATTTGAAACTGATACTTGACAGTATTTCATTGAAGTAGCGGTAAGTGCAGCAGGGTTTGTAAAAATTGCAGAACTATCGTTAGAAACAGTGATAGAATTACAGCCCATAGCGAGCGAGCGGGCAGAATAGCCACAGACAACATCACCGAGATAGTTATAGCCAAGCGAAGTGTAGCCGTAGAGGCAGGGTGTAGGCAGTAGGGTATAGGCAGTAGTGAAAAGAAAAAGATAGCCAATAGCCAAAATGATTTTGCTACACCCTACATCCTTCACCCTATACCCTGCTTTTTTTACCATTTTACTGTTCCTGTTAGTGTTAGCCGTTTTGTATAGTCGTCAACAGTTTCTAAATTGATTAACGGGTATGCGGCGTTTTCTTCAACTGGGAACAGCCGTGTTTCGGATGTTATTCGTCTCATAAAATACTGGAGTGCTATATCCCACTGAATAATCCATAATTTTAACCCACTACCGATAGAGACCACTGATGTTTGTACACCTTTTCGTGTCTGGTCTTGAACAACCGCCAAGCCGTATCTGAATGGAATATCGTGTTTAAGCCAGTGTTCTGCACCGAAATGCCATGAAAGTGTATTACAGTATCCGATATCAGTCCATTTACTATTGGCAACTTTTTGCTCGGCACTACCCCACCAAGTATAATCAAGTTGTATAAGAAATGTTGGTCTTGTGATACCTCGGAATTTGAATGCGAACCCTGCCGAAAGTGTAGCCGGAAATCTATATTCATATCTGGACATTTGTCCATTTATAGAATAATCATTTTTAACTGACAACAGATTATTCAACGCTATACCGAGTTTAAGTTCTTCTGATTGTAAAACGGTACCTATTCTGAACCCGCTGCCTGAAAACGAGTTATTAACAATACTGGTTGTTCGGCTGGTTTCTGAGCCCGTTTGAGGACTGAATAAAATTTCTGTAATTTTTCGGTCTGGTTTGCCGGTGATTAAAAAACCAGCTACACCTAATTTTAGCCATTCAACTGGGATATAACTTGCACCACCGCCGTAGATATAGATTTCGCCGTCAGCTGAGATACTATTCTTTTCAACTACTCGGATTTCACCATATACATTTTCGGTATAATGGTAATTAGAATCCAAAATTTTGATTGCGCCTATTGCTACAGCCAGTTTCTGTTTTATCGGGCAGACTGAAACTGCGCCCGAGGTTGGCAAAAGATACAGATTAGAGTTTGATATAGTTGTCTGTTCTGCATCATTATGGAGTCGGCGTTCATATCCATTTATAAGTTCGTTAGTTTGAGATATACTAACGCGGCTGTCTACTGAAAGTTCTGACGGATTAGCGAAGATTGATGTCGGCTCACCGCCTGACAGAACAGACACCTCGCCAACTGCGGCATTTCGGGCTGTGAACCCACCAACAGAGTCGCCCAAACCCAGCACCGCACCGCGGTAGGTGTAGCCGTAAAGGCAATGAAAAATGAAAAATGAAAAATGAAAAATGAAAGTCAAAAACAATCCACAATTTTTAATTTTTAATTTATAATTTTTAATTGCTTTTAGAATCACCATCTATACCTCACTGTTGTAATAAGCCGCGTGGTTGTATCATACACGGTATCACGCTGGTCTGAAAAAAACAATCTTTCCTGGGTTGATTCCTGCCAGGCATAACTTCCTGCTATATCTATTTCAACCAGCAGTGTTGGGATAGCGAACCCGCAACCAATAGAGAGTGCTGAATTTACACCACCATTTTTTATATATGATGGCAGATATGAAAACCCGTATCTTACTGTCATCCCTTCAAGTGGCAGATGCTCAAACCCGAGCGAGAATGCTAATACATCGCGGAATAACGGGTTTGTGGTTGACCAGTCAGCGAAACTCGCATCTATAAAAACAGCACAGTTGTTTTTATCTCTAAAATTATACTTTATACCAGCGGAAATTGAATTCGGATATTTATATTCTATTGTATAAGTTGAACTTGAGTTTAAGATATTGCCGGTTGTATCTATTTGTTTGACTTCTCGTTTAATTTCAGCCGAGTACTTATAAGCCAATCCGAGAGACATAATATCTTCAACCGAACACAACACTCCGATATTGAATCCGTTTCCTGACAATTTAGATATTTCGTTGATTTTCCTGATGATATCAGGTGCGCCAGAAGTACCGAAAGTATTCAATTCCTGTTCTGATTTTATATCACCGTTTTTCAGCAACCCAGCAACACCTAAATTGAGCGATGTAAGTAACTGGTAGTTCACTGCAAGCCCGTAATCAAACAGATTCCCATGCTGGTCAATTGTATCCTGCCCGTTAGAATTCCCGTAGCCTCTATCCCGGACAGATTTTTCTTGAAACACATAATTAAAGTCAATTGCTTGTGCAGCACCAAGCCCGAATACAAACTCGCGAATTGACGACCACAGCATCCCTATAGATGTCGGCTGAAAAAAAATGTTCCGATTAGTTGTATACGATGTTGCTATATAAGAATGGTTTCGTTTATCAGAAGTCCATACAACTGCGGGTGAGAAACTGAATACACCGTGATTATCACTACCAAGTTCCATACAAGCTGGATTAGTAAAAACGGCTGCGACATCCTGAGATACTGTAGTTGATACGCTACCGAGCCCGACGGATTCTGCGGATAGCCCGCGTGTGATACCTCCGATTCCGTAGTAGGACTCAAGTGAAGTATAGCTGTAAAGACAGGTTAAAGGGATAAATGACAGGTTAAAATTAAAGGTTAAAATTAAAATTAAAATTAAGGTAGAACGAACTTTTTTGACGGTTGAAGTAAAAATTTTTATGAGTTCATCACATTCTTTAAATAGATTTGCTACCTCTTCTTTTTTAACTAATTCAGCACCAAGTAATAATCTGAGCCAGTATCTTGTTTCTAATGTCTCTTTCCGAGAAATATTTATACTATGGGAGAAATCCTTTTTTGTTAACCCTGCATATGCTTCCTCAGTATTAGCACCAACTGATGTCCCAGAGCGCAACATCTGTTCTGCAATAATTCGGGCTATTTGGTTTTGGGGTAATTTCTGTACCAGTTTGATTATTTGCAAGGCAAATTTATATGTTCGTTCTTTTAGGTCCTGCATATTTTAACCATAAAGTCAGGTTAAAGGTTTAAATGACAGGTTAAAATTAAAATAAAATCCAGAATTTTACCCTTTAACCTTAAACCTTTAACCTCTTATTTATACCTTTTATTTTTACCTTTAACCTGCCTTTTTTACCATTTATACTCCAGACGGGCTTCCCAGGAATTGGCATAGCCGGGCTCTGTATACGAGAACACATCTTCGCCTTCGTATTCTTCAGACGACCACGCGTATTTATTGTTATATCGGATACGGAATTTTGTATTTTTGGATAATTTATCTTCAAGTTGTAGCCAGTATGAGCGTGATTCTTTACCGCTTTTTCGTAAATCAGTATCTGAAAACTTTAACTCGCCTGATAGTTTTAAGTTGCCTGAAAGCTGGTATCCAGTTCTTGTAGAGATTGAGTCCTTTGGTGTATATTTTGATGGTGTATCGTAATAGTCCTGCGTATAGGTATATTTTAGCACGAAATCGGTTCGTTTTGATGGTTTAAATTTTAGTTGGGCATTTGTTTTGACACTCATTTTTTCGCTATAATCGTCATTTTGATAGATATCTTTATCAGCCCATTTCCTATCCAGTTGAAACTTGACACCTCGTGGTAGGTTCCAGTTATATCTGAAGTACATTGTTCTGTCGGTAGTTGGTGTTTCCCAGACGGTATAGTATTCGCCGGTAATATCATCTTTTTCGGTTTTGGCAGAATGTTTGAACTGGTCTATATAAAATTTGATTTTCATTGATTTTATCGGTTTGTAGTCCAGTTCAGAATAATAGCCCTGTTCATCGCGGCATGGGAACTTTGATGAATCGCTATGTTTTGAGTATGCGTTTGCGTACGGGTTATAGTGCTCCTTATCATAATTCCGGTATGAGACAATCACATCTAATGCACCCATTTTTTTGGCTGTTTTTACAAACAGCCCGTCACCCCAGTTAATCACGTGTGAAAGTTCACCAACTACCAGAAACCCTTTAATACCGGTCTTAAAATCGCAACCATACCCGGAGAATGCCTCTTCAGGCGGATACCCGTCTATATTTATAAACCCACCGAGCCGTTTTTCTCGTTTTGAGGTATAAAAAGTAGTACCGAAATACGAGGTCTCAAAAATATCTGTTCTATTAAAAAGTTTATAATTCAAGTTGCCACCAAGCAGTTCTTCTTCATACATATTTTCAAGTGTCCATTGTCTGACTTCACCATCAGGATGACGGATACATACTCGGAGTGGTTTTTTGGCTTTAGAATAGAAGCCGGAAATATCAAACGGATTATTAGTTCCACCTTTTATTTTCATACCGAACCCTTTCAGTTTTACAGAAGTGGTTGCGTGTGGATATTTTGACTTAATTTTAGAAGTCCAGTAATAAGTGATAGTGCTTTGTGATGATGCGGTATCGTTTGGATAGAAACCGTTTGGTGACGATTTACCGGAAGTATCAAAAGTGAGACGCTGACCGAACCCTGCGCGGAAATCGCCGAGATATGCGGTATCAACTATTGGTCCATTCTCATAGCCGATATACGACCTGTTCAGTCGGTATGCTCTTGAAAAATTACTGCCTGTAATACTGCCCATCTGGTCTACAAAATAGTCCTCGTATCTGGTATCACCTTCTACAATCGCACCGAATCTCAAGTATTTACCGAATTTAGCCAATTTGAACCGAACCAGTTCTGTCGTTTGTGCTTCCTCTGTAGTATCTTGTTCAATATTTGATTTTGTTTTGAACAGGATATCGCCTTTTGTTCTGACTTTTTCAGGCAGTATTGCAGTAATAAAAATTTTGATTCTATCAAAAGTAGGCTCATCCAGTATTTCAGGATTGATCAGTTCGTTGATATTTTTGTAATAGCCGTGCTGGAGTCGGTAGTTGATGATTCGGCTAGCATGAAGTTGGGAGATACCTGGCAGTGTCTGGAGTAGAAAAATATCCGCAGTATTGATATCTATTTTATCTTCATAAATAGCAAGGAGTTGCTCGTAGGTATTATAATCAATCTCATTATTCTGGTATGCCTGCTCAATATCCGCATCAGTTTCCCAGAGGTCTGTGCCTTCTATATCGCTACTTTCGTCGGCATAAAGAAAGTGTGAAGTGTAAGGTGTAAAGTGTAAGGTAAAAACCAAAATAAGAAATACAATTTTTTTCATCAGACATCTTTTAAGTTTACGGTGCTTAAAAATCACCGGCTTGTAGGCTACCCCTTAAGGGGTAGCCTACTTTCCAGTTTTATATTCTTCTTTTTTATCACGAATATATGCGGTTTCTTTATCTCGGGAACTCACCTGAATCAATTCAGCAATTTTGGCTGTTCGTTGGTCTATTAGTTCCCAAATCCTGGCTGCTCGTTCATCTATTTTAGCTGTTTGTTGACGTGTTTTAGCTATTTCATCATCTATTTTAGCTATTCGTTCATCTATCTTAGCTATTCGTTCATCTATCTTAGCTGTTCGTTCATCCATCTTAGCTGTTCGTTCATCCATCTTAGCTGTTCGTTCATCCATCTTAGCGAGCAACTCATTGGTTTCTCGCCTGCCTTCTTCTATCATTCTCTTTGCACGTTCATCTTCTTTTTCTATCATTTTGTTTGTTTGCCGAGAAAGAATAGAATTTTGGAGTAGCGCAAATAAGCCTAAAATTAAGCCAAAAGCTATTATCTCCATACAGCCCCCCTGTTTGTATTATTACAGTGCTTTATTAAGATTATCCGAACAAGTTCGGGACTCCATCTATAATCGTGAACTTACGGCTTTACTTCACCTACGGTTATCAGTGCTTCTATTTTTAGATATATTCGTCTTGACATTCTAGGTACATTCTGTAAATCTTCTATAGTTTTGAATAGCCCTTTTTCGCTACGGTAGTCCACAATACGTTTTGCCATAATACTGCCTATACCTGGTAATGTGGTCAGTTCTTCTTCAGATGCAGTATTGATATTGATTTTAGGCGGTAGAGCCGGTTTAAGCGGTTGAGCCGGTTGAACCGGTTGAGCCGGTTGAGCCGGTTCTTTTCGTTTCCTGGAAACACGTGGTTTTTTTGCTTTTTTCTCTTTGGGCTTGTATTCAATTACTGCTTCTTTTTCTAACGATGTCTTGATAGAGAGCGAGAATATATGGTCTGCAGCGAGTGTTGGATGAGTAAAATACGCATAATCAATATAAACTGCCCGGCGGTTAAATCCACAGCCAAACGAGAACCTGTTCGGGTTGGTTTGTATTCCGCTTCTGAAACAGAGAAACTGGAATACTCTGAATTCAGTCCCGAAATGGAGCGAGATGGTTTGGTCTTGTATTTTTTCTATATCCCAGCCGAAACTGACGCCTTTAAGCGGTCTTAAAAACAAGCCAGCAGAAAACGATTCCGGTATTTTATCAACGCCTATTTTAGGCTCGTTAACATTTTTGGCAGCCGAGCCGATTGCAAAATTTTCAGAAACTCGTGCTAACAAGCCTAAATCCAATCCGATTGAACTATCACTACCGTAATCGGCTATTTTTAACATGTTACCTTTCAAGTTGTAGCCAAACATCAGCCCTTCTGATAATGCGAATGCATTTGATACAACAAGTGTTTGTTCTTTGAATTCAGACGGCCCGAATTGTGCAAACGAGAGCCCTGCAATACCGAATTTTCTGACTGGCATAACGGCTGAAAAAACATTGTATTGCAGACCTTCAACTGCAAAGAGTTGGTTATATGTAGTTGAGAACTCAAATGCTGAAACAAGCCGTAACCCAGCAGGGTTATAGAATACCGCATTAGTATCGTTTGCAAGCCCAACAAACGCAGCAGACATACCAAGCGGTCTGGCACCAGGCGGTCGGGATTCAAATGCGCCATAGAGGCGAGTGGTTAAGTGAATAAGTGAATAAGTGATTAGTAAAAATCTACATAGCCACATAGCCACATAGCCACTTAGCCACTTAATCACTGTTTTTAATATCTGGTTAAGTATTTTAACCATTTTTTTACTT
This DNA window, taken from Elusimicrobiota bacterium, encodes the following:
- a CDS encoding PorV/PorQ family protein codes for the protein MTILKAIKNYQLKIKNCGLFLTFIFHFSFFIFHCLYSAIFTYTNGTTSGQFLNIPVAARASSLAEAYTGYAKDAGIIEYNPAGVGNIYNNEIYLSYLAYFEQTSVQSLTFVKPLKKYVVGLNGKYLNSKDTERDIYGNDKGSFDIIDWSVLLSGAYKITNEFSVGLGVRNIAEKLNDKSADGFAVNIGIFIAQPKQRISLGAAVVNIGNNIKFDKENDPLTLTLKLGGSWGFSHRATLLVEVIQPNDSGLKQRLAVEYHLTEPLWLRFGWKINQRKFADYTGFTSGFGLRINRFYLDYAFVPHSDLGVSHYITTGLRFGKSLPLPKHKIKPEIPEEEEKEAKEQPQEEKLPKELIDADKKPETE
- a CDS encoding S8 family serine peptidase; amino-acid sequence: MVILKAIKNYKLKIKNCGLFLTFIFHFSFFIFHCLYCYQKASIFIPSISKSVDVAGGEIIVRVKESVDINIINTKYDTKTIQDMKFNNVFRVSIPDGSSIQDMVSMLSADPDVVYAEPNYLMKAYQVNDSSYSAQWALPDDKYLDWYDAWTSSNTLFSKGVTTSIIAVIDSGVDWRHPDLEANIYLNTKDTYGNKIDDDNNGYIEDYYGVNILYGQDAPNSNLEEEYGDPRPIDTVGHGTHVAGIAAAVVNNSTGIAGVSWTSKIMIVKIFDANAFRTGATASNIAAGIKYAVDNGADVLNLSLGGYIQSRFVKDAVDYTVDKNVVIVASAGNDGINSISYPAGYDGVISVGASDIYDERVSEVNGYSWGSNYGIKLDLLAPGASVYSTYAEYSWSDSENDWKRNSSYYEFEDGTSMASPYVAGVCGLLISQNPARTPADIKKILEASCDNLDVPGWDKYTGWGRLNVYKALSGNLATAWTAPLKVKNYPNPFYPRKHEFVTIRLPEKYRGSEFNVTIYNLAAMPVRYLKHITNEISVDNGLAVWDGKNDNGDLVASGLYYYVVDIGSKKVRGKITLIK
- a CDS encoding four helix bundle protein gives rise to the protein MQDLKERTYKFALQIIKLVQKLPQNQIARIIAEQMLRSGTSVGANTEEAYAGLTKKDFSHSINISRKETLETRYWLRLLLGAELVKKEEVANLFKECDELIKIFTSTVKKVRSTLILILILTFNFNLSFIPLTCLYSYTSLESYYGIGGITRGLSAESVGLGSVSTTVSQDVAAVFTNPACMELGSDNHGVFSFSPAVVWTSDKRNHSYIATSYTTNRNIFFQPTSIGMLWSSIREFVFGLGAAQAIDFNYVFQEKSVRDRGYGNSNGQDTIDQHGNLFDYGLAVNYQLLTSLNLGVAGLLKNGDIKSEQELNTFGTSGAPDIIRKINEISKLSGNGFNIGVLCSVEDIMSLGLAYKYSAEIKREVKQIDTTGNILNSSSTYTIEYKYPNSISAGIKYNFRDKNNCAVFIDASFADWSTTNPLFRDVLAFSLGFEHLPLEGMTVRYGFSYLPSYIKNGGVNSALSIGCGFAIPTLLVEIDIAGSYAWQESTQERLFFSDQRDTVYDTTTRLITTVRYRW
- a CDS encoding helix-hairpin-helix domain-containing protein; protein product: MKKIVFLILVFTLHFTPYTSHFLYADESSDIEGTDLWETDADIEQAYQNNEIDYNTYEQLLAIYEDKIDINTADIFLLQTLPGISQLHASRIINYRLQHGYYKNINELINPEILDEPTFDRIKIFITAILPEKVRTKGDILFKTKSNIEQDTTEEAQTTELVRFKLAKFGKYLRFGAIVEGDTRYEDYFVDQMGSITGSNFSRAYRLNRSYIGYENGPIVDTAYLGDFRAGFGQRLTFDTSGKSSPNGFYPNDTASSQSTITYYWTSKIKSKYPHATTSVKLKGFGMKIKGGTNNPFDISGFYSKAKKPLRVCIRHPDGEVRQWTLENMYEEELLGGNLNYKLFNRTDIFETSYFGTTFYTSKREKRLGGFINIDGYPPEEAFSGYGCDFKTGIKGFLVVGELSHVINWGDGLFVKTAKKMGALDVIVSYRNYDKEHYNPYANAYSKHSDSSKFPCRDEQGYYSELDYKPIKSMKIKFYIDQFKHSAKTEKDDITGEYYTVWETPTTDRTMYFRYNWNLPRGVKFQLDRKWADKDIYQNDDYSEKMSVKTNAQLKFKPSKRTDFVLKYTYTQDYYDTPSKYTPKDSISTRTGYQLSGNLKLSGELKFSDTDLRKSGKESRSYWLQLEDKLSKNTKFRIRYNNKYAWSSEEYEGEDVFSYTEPGYANSWEARLEYKW
- a CDS encoding helix-hairpin-helix domain-containing protein, with product MVKILNQILKTVIKWLSGYVAMWLCRFLLITYSLIHLTTRLYGAFESRPPGARPLGMSAAFVGLANDTNAVFYNPAGLRLVSAFEFSTTYNQLFAVEGLQYNVFSAVMPVRKFGIAGLSFAQFGPSEFKEQTLVVSNAFALSEGLMFGYNLKGNMLKIADYGSDSSIGLDLGLLARVSENFAIGSAAKNVNEPKIGVDKIPESFSAGLFLRPLKGVSFGWDIEKIQDQTISLHFGTEFRVFQFLCFRSGIQTNPNRFSFGCGFNRRAVYIDYAYFTHPTLAADHIFSLSIKTSLEKEAVIEYKPKEKKAKKPRVSRKRKEPAQPAQPVQPAQPLKPALPPKININTASEEELTTLPGIGSIMAKRIVDYRSEKGLFKTIEDLQNVPRMSRRIYLKIEALITVGEVKP